The following nucleotide sequence is from Pseudomonas sessilinigenes.
GTCCAGCTGTGCACCTGTTGCTTCTCGCAGAACCCCAGCACCTTGCCCAGGTCGCGCCGGTAGGCTTCCAGGGTATGGGGCGACACCTGGCGCTCACTGCGCAAGTGTGCGCAGTAGGCGTCCAGTTGTTGCTGCATGTTCAGCGTACCGAGCGCAGTGAGTGGGTGAAGCGCGGTAGCACGCGACCGGTGACTTCGGCGATGTAGTTGAGGAACAAGGTGCCCACCGAGCTCTTGTAGTGCTGCGGATCGCGGCTGGCGATGGCCAGCACGCCATGCATCCCCTGATGAGCCAGGGCAACCACGGCTGTGGAGCCGATCTGCTTGCGCTGTTCTTCTCCGAAGAGAAAATCCAGCTCATGTTCGCGCAGGGCGCCAGCGACGCTCTTGCCTTCGGCCAGCAGGCCCCCGATAGCCCCCTGGGCCTCGGCGGCGGAGACCCAGCGGCCAACGGGCATGGGGCTGTCGCTGAACAGGATCAGGCTGACGAAGGGTACCTGGAACTCCTGGCGCAGGCTGTCCTCGACGCTCATCACCACCTCTTCGAGGCTGCTGGCGTCCATCAGCGCAAGAATCAGGCGCCGAGTCTTGTCGAACAGGCGGTCATTGTCCCGGGCCACGTCCATCAGTTGCGACAGGCGATGGCGCATTTCGATATTGCGCTCGCGCAGGATCTTCATCTGCCGTTCCACCAGGGAAACGGTATCGCCGCGCTGGTGGGGGATGCGCAAGGCCGGGAGCAGTTCTTCGTGGGCGACGAAAAAGTCCGGATGAGCCTCCAGGTAGGCGGCAACGGCTGCCGCCTCCAGGCTCTGGACGGGAGATTCGTCGGGCGTTGTCGTGGGAACCTGTGGCTGATCGGTCATGGATTTCGCTCGCTCATAGACGCACCTGTCCTTCGTATACGCGTACTGCCGGGCCGGTCATCATCACCGGTTGGCCTGGGCCCGCCCATTCGATGGACAGGCGCCCGCCTGGCAGGTCGATCAATAGCGGCGAATCCATCCACCCCTGGCTGATCGCGGCCACTGCAGCGGCGCAGGCGCCGGTGCCGCAGGCCTGGGTTTCCCCGGCGCCACGTTCCCACACCCGCAACTGCGCGCGTTGACGGTCCAGTACCTGGAGAAAACCGACGTTGACCCGGGCCGGGAAGCGCGGGTGATGTTCGATCTTCGGCCCCAGTTCATGGACCGGTGCACTGTTGATGTCATCCACCCGCAACACGGCGTGGGGATTACCCATGGAAATGGCGGCCAACTCGACCTGGCGACCCTCGACGTCCAGCGTATAGCTGGTGGCCTGGGCTGGTGCTTGAAATGGGATATCCGCCGGTACCAGGCGCGGTGGTCCCATGTCGACGCTGATCTGGCCGTCGTTGCGCACATCGAGTTCGATGACGCCGCTCTTGGTTTCTACGCGGATCCGGCGCTTGGTGGTCAAGCGCTTGTCCAGCACGAAACGGGCAAAGCAGCGAGCGCCATTGCCGCATTGCTCCACTTCCGAACCGTCGGAATTGAAGATCCGGTAGCGAAAGTCCACGTCCGGATTGGTCGGGGCCTCGACGATCAACAATTGATCGAAACCGATCCCGGTATTGCGATCCCCCCATTGCTTGGCGTGCTTGGGTTGAATATGCGCGTGCTGGCTGACCAGGTCGAGGACCATGAAGTCATTGCCCAGGCCGTGCATCTTGGTAAAACGCAGCAGCATGGTCTTACTCCGGCAACAGGCTTTCGCCAGCGAATAACTCGGCTAGCGTCTCGCGACGGCGCACTTGCACAGCCTGGTCACCATCGACCAGGACTTCGGCGGCGCGGCCGCGGGTGTTGTAGTTCGAACTCATGACAAAACCATAGGCACCGGCTGAATGCACCGCCAGCAGGTCGCCCTCGGCCAGGGCCAGGGCGCGCTCCTTGGCGAGGAAATCGCCGGTTTCACAGATTGGGCCGACGATGTCGTAGGTTCGGGGTTCGGTATCTCGTGGGCGCACGGCACTGACATCCATCCAGGCCTGGTACAGCGCCGGACGGATCAGGTCGTTCATGGCGCCGTCGACGATGGCGAAGTCCTTGTGTTCGGTGTGCTTGAGGTACTCGACCCGAGTCAGCAACACCCCGGCATTGGCGACGATGAAGCGTCCGGGCTCGAACACCAGGGCCAGGTCGCGCCCGGCCAGGCGCTCACGCACGGCCTTGATGTAGTCGGCTGCCAGGGGTGGTTCCTCGTCGCGATACCGCACTCCCAGGCCTCCGCCCAGGTCAATGTGGCGCAAGTAGATGCCGCACTCGGCGAGGCGGTCTACCAGGTCCAGCAGGCGTTCGAGGGCATCGATGAAGGGCGCCAGGCTGGTCAGTTGCGAGCCGATGTGGCAATCGACACCGACGATTTCCAGGTTGGGCAGCTGGGCCGCGCGAACATACACATCCTCGGCGGCAGCAATGGCAATGCCGAACTTGTTTTCCTTGAGCCCGGTGGAAATGTAGGGGTGAGTGCCTGCATCCACATCGGGATTGACCCGCAGGGATACCGGTGCACGTACGCCCATCTGCGCTGCCACTTCCTGCAGGCGCTCCAGTTCTTCGGCAGATTCGACGTTGAAGCAATGGACGCCGACTTCCAGGGCGCGGCGCATGTCGTCGCGGGTCTTGCCAACGCCGGAGAAGACAATCTTGTCCGCTTGCCCGCCCGCGGCCAGCACCCGTTCCAGCTCACCTCGGGAGACGATGTCGAAACCGGCGCCCAGGCGCGCCAGGACATTGAGTACGCCAAGGTTGGAGTTGGCCTTCACCGCGAAGCAGACCAGGTGCGGCATGCCGGCCAACGCCTCGGCGTAGGCCAGGTACTGGGCCTCGATGTGCGCGCGGGAATAGACGTAGGTGGGCGTACCGAAACGATCGGCAATGGCGGACAGGGCTACGCCTTCCGCGAACAGCTCGCCGTCGCGGTAGTTGAAAGCGTCCATGGCGAGCCCTTAGTAGGTGTCGAAAGTGTCGTGCTTGTGCGCCTTCGACTGTTCCTCGGGGGATTTGCTGTCATCTGGCAGGTACAACGGGCCTTTCTGGCCGCAGGCGGTCACGAGGCAGGCAACCGCGACAAGCGCAGCGAGGGCGGAGATCAGGCGCTTCATGGCGAAATCCTTGAGAATGCGTAAATTGCGCCCGAGTATACCGGCCACCCGGCAGCTTGCCTATGCAAGGAAAATCCCGCCTGGCGGGCCTTTGCCGGTGACCGGCTGGCAGTGTTGGCGGATTGGTCGTGGCAGGTATCGGCCGCTCCGGTATTCTTTGCATTCACCGGGAAGCGCCCGTATCTTGCGGCGCTTGAGCGTGACTAGATACTGACCGAGGTTCCTGCAATGAGTTTGACCGAAGCCCGTTTCCACGACCTGGTGGATGCCACCCAGCAGGCGCTGGAGGATATTTTCGATGAGAGTGACCTGGACATCGACCTGGAAAGCTCGGCCGGGGTGCTCACCGTCAAGTTCGATAATGGCAGCCAGGTGATCTTCAGTCGCCAGGAGCCTCTGCGCCAGCTGTGGCTGGCTGCGCGTTCGGGCGGTTTCCACTTCGACTATGACGAGGAGAGCGAGCGCTGGATGTGCGACAAGAGCGAAGAACAACTGGGCGAGATGTTGGAGCGCATCGTGTTCGAACAGGCGGATATCAAGCTCGAGTTCGAAGGGCTTTGATTTCGTGAGCCAGCCCAGTACGGTCCGCCCGCCCAAGCCGCTGTTCAGCAATGTCAGTCCGGCGGTGCGCTCGCCCTGTATCAGCCTGTGTCGCCTCGACGAGGAGAAAATCTGCCGGGGCTGTTTCCGGCACGTGGAGGATATTCGCGAGTGGCGCTCGGCTGACGACGAACGCCGTCGAGTGATCTGCGACCAGGCGTTGCAGCGTAAACAGGCGGCGATACCAGGGGGGTTGTAGTTCTGGTCCGCACGGTTTGTTTATTCGGTTCGCTGTGATAGTGTCCGACTTCGCCTCGCTACCTTGAGGCTGGTGAGAACCCCGTCTTATTTGGCGGGGTTTTGCTTTTTTGTGCAGAAAAAACAGGAGTCAGCCAGGATCATGAGTACTGCACCATCCATCATCCTTACCCGCCTTGACGTGCAACGTCTGGAGCGCCTGATCGACAGTCTGGACGACTCGCTGCCAGGCGTCATTGCACTGCAAGCCGAGCTGGATCGTGCCGAAACACTGGTGGGCCACGATGAGGTCCCGGCCGGTGTCGTAACCATGAACTCGCGGGTGCACTGCCGTGAAGAAAGCAGCGGCAAGGACTACCACCTGACACTGGTCTATCCCCAGGATGCCAATGCCGACGAAGGCAAGATCTCCATCCTAGCGCCGGTGGGCAGCGCCTTGCTGGGGCTGCAGGTAGGGCAGTACATCGACTGGCCGGCCCCGGGCGGAAAGACCCTGAAACTGACGTTGCTGGAAGTGGAATACCAGCCGGAAGCCGCAGGCGACTTCCACCTCTGATTCCTGTCTAGACCTGTTCGAGCGCGTCGTTCAAGGCACGCTCCAGGCTGGCCTTGTAACGCAGATACAGAATGCTCGAACCTTGCCCATCACCGAGCAGGCCGGACAGGTCCAGATCGGTGATGTAGCAGCGGTAACGCTCCGGTTCGCGGCGCTGCTCGACGATCTCCTGGACGACTGTGCTGAACAGTTGGTCGCCATATTCCAGCTCGGAAAACTCCCTTTGATTGCAGTACAGCGAGACTTGCACCTGACTCGGTGCCGCCTTGCCGACGATTGCCTGCACATCATAAAAAGCCTTGTCGACCGGAGTCAGTGGTGCCGGCCGGGCCTCTACCCGGCGTGCTCGGGCGGTGCCTGAGGGCAGTATCTGGAAGTAGAGTGTGTCTAAAGGTTTCTCGCTTGGAATGCTGTCCATGGGCAGCAGGGCCTCGCGCCGATAAAGGATCGACTGCAGGAAGCGCTGCAAGGGCACCAGAAGGCTCTGCTCGTCGTGGTAGGGCAGGGTCTGTTGCCACAGGGCATTGTGCTCGTCCAGGACATAGAGCTCGGCCTGGTCTTCGCTGATTCGGTAGAACACCTGGATGCAGTCCGGTTGGCCCATGGGCAGGATCAGTGCCAGGTCGTGATCCTCCAGGGCCATGGGGTCGAGGTGCAGGGGGCTGTAGCGGGCCTGTTCCTGTCCCAGGTAGTCCAGCAGCGCGGCGGGGGTTGCCAGGGCCCGGTGCCGAACCTGGCCGGGCACCAGTTCGAGCACGTGATAGTGCTGCTGGACCTGGATCAGGTAGCGATAGTTGAGCTGGCTGAGCAGCAGGTTCTGTGCGGTCTCGAACAGCTCTTCCACCCGGCGGGCGATGAATTGCGCACGGTTGTGGCAGAAGCAGCGGACCCGCAGCCGTGGCTGGGGGCCGGCAGGCAGGTTATTCAGGTAGTCGCGCAGGCAATCGAGCAGGGCATGCTCGCTGTCGTAGCGACCCACCATGACCTCGTTCCAACTATTGAGGGTGACCTGGTCCAGGGTCAGCACCAGGTTCTCGCGAACCCCTGCGTAGCTCAGGGAATCGGTTCGCTCGGTGGTCATGTGGATGTTCAGCTCACGATGGTGCTTGAGCGGATCGACCCCCACGTTCACCAGGACCAGCACTTCGCTGGGCACGCTGGCATGCAGCAGTTGATCTTCGCTGGCGGCATTGAGCGGGAGGGCGACGGTTTGCTGCAGGCTGCCCAGCAGGTTGAACAGCTCGAACTCGCTCAGGTCGCTGCTGCCGGGATGCAAGGCCAGGCGGGTACTGCTGTCGATCACTCCGTTGCGATGACACCAGGTGAGCAGTTCCAGCAGCTCGCGGCTGCGTTTGATCGGGGCGAAGTGTTCCCATTCCAGGGCCGTCAGGTTGCCGTTGTACAGGCCCCAGTGCGTCTGGCCGGGTTCCCTGCGGTTGGGCGATTGCACCAGGGTCAGGGTATCTTCCGCCAGGTCCGGGGCGATGCCCGGGTTGATGAATTCGATTTTCCCCGCCTTGCGTTCGAAGGCTGCGTACAAACGCCGGCCCAGTACGTTGAGGTCGCGCTTGTTGATCAGGCTGGCAGCTTGCTCGGTGCGGGCGAACTGGGTCAGGAAGCGATAGCTGTAGTTGAGCTCGTTGACCAGGGCGCGGCGTTCGCTGCCGACCTGGCGCACTTTCCACTGGCTACGGCTGTCGAGCAGTGCCAGCTGGCGGTGGTCCCAGCCCCATTCGTCAGCCAGGCGCTCCAGCAGCGCCCGTTGCCAGCTCGGGCTGCGAGAGCCATTGCCGGCCGTCAGCTTGCGATTGACCTTGAGGTAAAGGCTGCGACGTACCAGCTCGAGGCGCTCGGGTTCGCCGCGGGCCTTGAGGTACTCCTCTATGCGCCGGTAGACCACGATGTACGGGTCCAGCTCGTCCAAGTCCAGGCGATTGGCGAACACGGCCTGCTTGAAGCGCAGGCTCAGGCACTGGACCTGCGGATGCTCGCTGGCATAGACCTCGATCAGCAATAGCTTGAGTACGGACTTGTAGGGCGACTCGATGCCCTTGAACAACTGCCAGAGCCCGGCTCCGATGAATTCCCCGGGAGGAATCCGCGCCATGTGCCCCAGGTCGAGGTTTTCCTCGGCAGAGACGAAGCGCTTGGACAGCAGCGTGTGGATGTATTGCTCGTAGCGAGACTCCTCGTACACCGGCACCAGCCACCACAGGGGGGTGCGCCCGGCCAGCCAGATGGCGGTGCGATAGAACTCATCCAGCAGCAGGTAGTGCTGGGTGGTGCCGCAATCGTCCGAGCTGAGCTGGGTATCGCGTTCGCCACGGACGAAGCGGCTCGGATCGATGAGGAAGAAATGCGCTTCGGCGCCCTGGCTCTCGGCCCAGGTTTCCAGCAACTGGCATTTCTTCTGCAACTCGGCCAGTTCGTTTTCACTCAGGTTCGAGGCGTGGCAGACCCATACGTCCATATCGCTCTGGTCGGCTTGGGCCAGGGTGCCCAGGCTGCCCATGAGGAACAGGCCATGGATCGGTCGCGGTGGGTTGCCGTGGCGCGCCTTGTAGGAAAAGGAACGGGTCAGGCGCTGGGCCTCGGCCAGTGCAGCCGGGTCGGGCTCATAGTTGGACAGGCCCGCAGGAGTTGCACCGGAGACATAGCCGGGGAGCAATGGGTGATTGACGTGAAAGAACAGCGGCAGCAGGTTGAGGACCAGTTGCTGGCGGGCCGACAAGCCCTCCATGGCCCGGGTCATGCGTCCTTCGTTGAGGGTGAGAAAGCGTGCACGGAGCTTGCTTAGAACCTTGCGATCGATTCCTTCATCCAGGTCGGGACGGATTTCATGGGTATGGGGCATTTCAAGCGGAGCTCGAACGTGGCGGAGTCAGGGTGTAGCCAGTCTACCGGCAGACAGGGCTGACTCTTAAGCTGATTTTATTTTTGACGCCAGATTTCTAACGCATTGGTGCAAGGCAGCCTACGGAATCCCGACGGACGGGAGTCCCGCAGGCGAGGGAAGTCTTCAGGCGGTTTCGGCGACGTTGAGGATGGTCAGGAGGCCCTGGGCATGTTCGGCGGCATCCCGGCCGAGGCTGGTGAGGTAGCCACCATCGGGCTGGGTGATCAGTTCCTTGGCATGCAGGCGCTTGGCGGCTGCGATAGCGCTGGGGGTAGCGGTCTGATGGATCTTCAGGCCTTCCTGGGAACTGTCCAGGTTGAAGAGTGCAAGGATTTCCAGTTCGGCAACCAACTCAGGGGTATACGACATAAGGACTCCAGACTTTCTAGGAATGAGAGGTCAGCGTTCTTAAGGTGACCGCACAAGGGCGGTGTGTCCAGCGTTCGCTGAGTACTTTTGCAGCCAATGGCAGCGGTGTTTGGCCGCAGGGTGGTTGCAGTGTAGTCAGGCGCTGGGCGAAAGGTCGTATCAGGTGCATGGAGCGTTGCAGGGGGCAACGCTCCGGCGGGAGCTTCACTGTTTCTCGGGAGGCAGTTCCGGCAGGGCACGCAAGGCCGCTTCGTACCACTGGGTGTCGAAAGGCCGGTCTTCCTCGAGGATCGCATCGATCTCGATGGCCAGGACATGGGCCATCAGGTTGAGGATTTCGTCCCGTTCGTAGCCCACCAGGGTCAGCTTGTTGAAGGTGGCCTTGGCAGCCGGCGGGTTGTCGCTTTCAATCTGGTTCTCGATCGCTTCGACCAGGGTATTTTCGGCGAACTCTTCTTCGTCGTTGTCGATATCGGTTGGCTCGCTCATGGCAGGCTCCTCAAGGAAAGGACGCCAGTCTACTCGCATTCAGGGAAGTGATGCTGCTGGCCAGAGTGGCAGGGACCTTCTATAAAAAATGCTGCCAACCCCTGAACGGCCTGGAGGCTAAGTGATGCTCAAGCTTTATGGTTTTTGTGTCAGTAACTACTACAACATGGTCAAGCTGGCGCTGCTGGAAAAAGGACTGACTTTCGAGGAGGTGGCGTTCTACGCCGGCCAGGCGCCAGAGGCGCTGGCTATCAGTCCTCGTGGCAAGGTACCGGTCTTGCAGGTGGCCCAAGGGTTCATCAATGAAACCAGCGTCATCCTCGAATACCTCGAGCAGACCCGGTCGGGACCGGCGCTGTTGCCGGGCGAACCGTTCCAGCGGGCCCAGGTGCTGGCGCTGGCCAGGGAAATCGAGTTGTACATCGAGTTGCCGGCACGTACCTGTTACCCCGAGGCTTTTTTCGGCATGACGGTGCCGGAGGCAATCAAGCAGAAGGCCAAGGCTGACTTGCAGCTCGGTTTTTCCGCGTTGGCGCGGCATGCTCGGTTCTCGCCTTATGTCGCTGGCGATAGCCTGACTGTGGCGGACCTGTACTTTCTCTACAGCGTGAGCCTGGCCCGGACGGTTGGGCAGAAATTGTTCGAGGTGGATTTCCTGGCGGCGATGCCGGAGGCGAAGGCCCTGCTGGAGCGCTTGGAGCAGTTACCCAATGTCCAGCGTATTGCGGCAGACAGGGAGGCAGCGATGCCGCAGTTCCTGGCCATGGTGGCGGCCAGGAAGTAACCGCGCCCTTGCGGGTGCGGCTTTGCTGGCAGCCTGGGGCGATCTACCACCCCAGGCTGGCGCAATGACTCAGCGACTGGCCAGCAAGGCCTGGCCGCGGATCACGGCGGCCCGGACCTGGGCCGGAGCCGTGCCACCGATGTGGTTGCGGGCATTGACCGAACCTTCGAGCGTCAGCACGGCGAACACGTCCTGTTCGATCTGGTCGCTGAACTGGCGCAGTTCTTCCAGGCTCATTTCCGCCAGGTCCTTGCCGGTGTCCACGCCATGCTTCACGGCATGGCCGACGATTTCGTGGCAGTCGCGAAACGGCAGGCCGCGGCGGACCAGGTAGTCGGCGAGGTCCGTGGCGGTGGAGAAGCCGCGCAGGGCCGCCTCGCGCATGATGCTGTGCTTGGGCTTGATGGCCGGAATCATGTCGGCGAAGGCGCGCAGCGAATCGCGCAGGGTGTCGGCGGCGTCGAACAGCGGCTCCTTGTCTTCCTGGTTGTCCTTGTTGTAGGCCAGGGGCTGGCCCTTCATCAGGGTCAGCAGGCCCATCAGTGCACCGAACACCCGGCCGCTCTTGCCGCGTACCAGTTCCGGCACGTCGGGGTTCTTCTTTTGCGGCATGATCGAGCTGCCAGTGCAGAAGCGGTCCGGCAGGTCGATGAACTGGAACTGCGCGCTAGTCCATAGCACCAGCTCTTCGGAAAAACGCGACAGGTGCATCATCGCCACGCTGGCGGCGGCGCAGAATTCAATGGCGAAGTCACGGTCCGACACGCTGTCCAGGGAGTTGCCGCCTACTGCTTCGAAGCCCAGCAGTTGGCAGGTCAGTTCGCGGTCGATCGGGTAGGTGGTACCCGCCAGGGCCGCACTGCCAAGTGGCATGCGGTTGGTGCGCTTGCGGCAGTCCACCAGGCGTTCGTAATCGCGGCTGAGCATCTCGAACCAGGCCAGCATATGGTGGCCGAAGGTCACAGGCTGGGCGGTCTGCAGGTGGGTGAAGCCCGGCATGATGCTGTCGGCTTCACGCTCGGCCAGCTCCAGCAGGCCTTTTTGCAGGCGGGTGATTTCGCCGAGGATCAGGTCGATCTCGTCGCGCAGCCACAGGCGGATATCGGTGGCCACCTGGTCATTGCGACTGCGCCCGGTGTGCAACTTCTTGCCGGTGATTCCGATGCGGTCTGTCAGGCGTGCCTCGATGTTCATGTGTACGTCTTCAAGGTCCACGCGCCAGTCGAAGCTGCCGGCCTCGATCTCGCCCTGGATGGTCTTCAGGCCGTCGATGATGCTGTCGCGTTCGGCATCGGTGAGTACACCGACCTTGGCCAGCATCGTGGCGTGGGCGATCGAGCCCATGATGTCGTGGCGATACAGGCGCTGGTCGAAATTGACAGAGGCGGTGAAGCGGGCGACGAAGGCGTCGACGGGTTCACTGAAGCGGCCGCCCCAGGACTGATTGGTCTTGTCAGTGCTCATGAATTCGCTCGTGATCTGCTGAAGGAAGATGGCGTGAAAAACAGGCGCCGATGATAGCAGGGTTGCCCAGGCTGGCGCTGGCACTGGTCGGCAGCTTTTTACCTGCGACTCTTGGACCGCTTGCTGGCGCTCCTGGTGGCGCGGAGACTGGAACCGGTGCGCCTGGGCGAGGTCGGTTGCCTGGGTGCCGAAGGTGATATCGATCAAACGATATTTCTCGATTGAGCAATATCGTCTTGGCAACCGTCTACAGTTGGACAGGAGGATCGGCACAATTGCGTAGCGCCAGCCAGGTGCTCGCCGTGGGGCCGACCAACGAGTTCACTCCGCGCAGGGCAAGCAATCCGTCCATGAAACGAGGCGGGTGCGGCCAGGGTGGGCGGCGGCCACACAACGAGGGGGGCTTTGTGTTGAGTATCAGCATTCCCTGCGACGTCGTCGCGCATTCAACGGTCTTGGGCGGTATCGGGCAGGTCCGGGTAAATATTGATGCCCGACTTGCGGCACTTTTTGGCCTTCGCACTAGTCTTAGCGTGGATCGCCGTGACGGACGTCACTCCACCTGTCTACGCTATCCTTGTGCGAGACTCACGCAGGAATCCAGCGCAATATGAATGTCCTGATCGTTGATGACGAACCCCTAGCCCGTGAGCGCCTGAGCCGCATGGTCGGCGAGCTTGAGGGATACAGTGTCCTGGAGCCCAGCGCCACCAGTGGCGAAGAGGCATTGAGCCTGATCGACAGCCTGAAGCCGGATATCGTCCTGCTCGATGTGCGCATGCCTGGCCTGGATGGCCTGCAGGTTGCCGGCAAGCTGTGCGAGCGCGAGACACCCCCGGCCCTGGTGTTTTGCGCAGCACCGGACGAATTTGCCCTTGAAGCTTTCAATGGCAGTGGCGTCGGTCACCTGGCCAAGCCGGTCCGCCCCGAACTACTGCTCGAAGCCCTGAAAAAGGCCGACAAGCCCACCCGTGTGCAACTGGCTGCCCTGACCCGGCCTGCAGCAGAGTCGGGCACGGGTCCGCGCAGTCATATCAGTGCTCGTACCCGCAAGGGGATCGAGCTGATTCCGTTGGCCCAGGTGGTGTATTTCATCGCCGATCACA
It contains:
- a CDS encoding DUF484 family protein, translating into MTDQPQVPTTTPDESPVQSLEAAAVAAYLEAHPDFFVAHEELLPALRIPHQRGDTVSLVERQMKILRERNIEMRHRLSQLMDVARDNDRLFDKTRRLILALMDASSLEEVVMSVEDSLRQEFQVPFVSLILFSDSPMPVGRWVSAAEAQGAIGGLLAEGKSVAGALREHELDFLFGEEQRKQIGSTAVVALAHQGMHGVLAIASRDPQHYKSSVGTLFLNYIAEVTGRVLPRFTHSLRSVR
- the dapF gene encoding diaminopimelate epimerase; this translates as MLLRFTKMHGLGNDFMVLDLVSQHAHIQPKHAKQWGDRNTGIGFDQLLIVEAPTNPDVDFRYRIFNSDGSEVEQCGNGARCFARFVLDKRLTTKRRIRVETKSGVIELDVRNDGQISVDMGPPRLVPADIPFQAPAQATSYTLDVEGRQVELAAISMGNPHAVLRVDDINSAPVHELGPKIEHHPRFPARVNVGFLQVLDRQRAQLRVWERGAGETQACGTGACAAAVAAISQGWMDSPLLIDLPGGRLSIEWAGPGQPVMMTGPAVRVYEGQVRL
- the lysA gene encoding diaminopimelate decarboxylase, with protein sequence MDAFNYRDGELFAEGVALSAIADRFGTPTYVYSRAHIEAQYLAYAEALAGMPHLVCFAVKANSNLGVLNVLARLGAGFDIVSRGELERVLAAGGQADKIVFSGVGKTRDDMRRALEVGVHCFNVESAEELERLQEVAAQMGVRAPVSLRVNPDVDAGTHPYISTGLKENKFGIAIAAAEDVYVRAAQLPNLEIVGVDCHIGSQLTSLAPFIDALERLLDLVDRLAECGIYLRHIDLGGGLGVRYRDEEPPLAADYIKAVRERLAGRDLALVFEPGRFIVANAGVLLTRVEYLKHTEHKDFAIVDGAMNDLIRPALYQAWMDVSAVRPRDTEPRTYDIVGPICETGDFLAKERALALAEGDLLAVHSAGAYGFVMSSNYNTRGRAAEVLVDGDQAVQVRRRETLAELFAGESLLPE
- the lptM gene encoding LPS translocon maturation chaperone LptM, translating into MKRLISALAALVAVACLVTACGQKGPLYLPDDSKSPEEQSKAHKHDTFDTY
- the cyaY gene encoding iron donor protein CyaY encodes the protein MSLTEARFHDLVDATQQALEDIFDESDLDIDLESSAGVLTVKFDNGSQVIFSRQEPLRQLWLAARSGGFHFDYDEESERWMCDKSEEQLGEMLERIVFEQADIKLEFEGL
- a CDS encoding DUF1289 domain-containing protein, which gives rise to MSQPSTVRPPKPLFSNVSPAVRSPCISLCRLDEEKICRGCFRHVEDIREWRSADDERRRVICDQALQRKQAAIPGGL
- the rnk gene encoding nucleoside diphosphate kinase regulator — encoded protein: MSTAPSIILTRLDVQRLERLIDSLDDSLPGVIALQAELDRAETLVGHDEVPAGVVTMNSRVHCREESSGKDYHLTLVYPQDANADEGKISILAPVGSALLGLQVGQYIDWPAPGGKTLKLTLLEVEYQPEAAGDFHL
- a CDS encoding class I adenylate cyclase; translated protein: MPHTHEIRPDLDEGIDRKVLSKLRARFLTLNEGRMTRAMEGLSARQQLVLNLLPLFFHVNHPLLPGYVSGATPAGLSNYEPDPAALAEAQRLTRSFSYKARHGNPPRPIHGLFLMGSLGTLAQADQSDMDVWVCHASNLSENELAELQKKCQLLETWAESQGAEAHFFLIDPSRFVRGERDTQLSSDDCGTTQHYLLLDEFYRTAIWLAGRTPLWWLVPVYEESRYEQYIHTLLSKRFVSAEENLDLGHMARIPPGEFIGAGLWQLFKGIESPYKSVLKLLLIEVYASEHPQVQCLSLRFKQAVFANRLDLDELDPYIVVYRRIEEYLKARGEPERLELVRRSLYLKVNRKLTAGNGSRSPSWQRALLERLADEWGWDHRQLALLDSRSQWKVRQVGSERRALVNELNYSYRFLTQFARTEQAASLINKRDLNVLGRRLYAAFERKAGKIEFINPGIAPDLAEDTLTLVQSPNRREPGQTHWGLYNGNLTALEWEHFAPIKRSRELLELLTWCHRNGVIDSSTRLALHPGSSDLSEFELFNLLGSLQQTVALPLNAASEDQLLHASVPSEVLVLVNVGVDPLKHHRELNIHMTTERTDSLSYAGVRENLVLTLDQVTLNSWNEVMVGRYDSEHALLDCLRDYLNNLPAGPQPRLRVRCFCHNRAQFIARRVEELFETAQNLLLSQLNYRYLIQVQQHYHVLELVPGQVRHRALATPAALLDYLGQEQARYSPLHLDPMALEDHDLALILPMGQPDCIQVFYRISEDQAELYVLDEHNALWQQTLPYHDEQSLLVPLQRFLQSILYRREALLPMDSIPSEKPLDTLYFQILPSGTARARRVEARPAPLTPVDKAFYDVQAIVGKAAPSQVQVSLYCNQREFSELEYGDQLFSTVVQEIVEQRREPERYRCYITDLDLSGLLGDGQGSSILYLRYKASLERALNDALEQV
- a CDS encoding TIGR02647 family protein; the protein is MSYTPELVAELEILALFNLDSSQEGLKIHQTATPSAIAAAKRLHAKELITQPDGGYLTSLGRDAAEHAQGLLTILNVAETA
- a CDS encoding glutathione S-transferase family protein, which translates into the protein MLKLYGFCVSNYYNMVKLALLEKGLTFEEVAFYAGQAPEALAISPRGKVPVLQVAQGFINETSVILEYLEQTRSGPALLPGEPFQRAQVLALAREIELYIELPARTCYPEAFFGMTVPEAIKQKAKADLQLGFSALARHARFSPYVAGDSLTVADLYFLYSVSLARTVGQKLFEVDFLAAMPEAKALLERLEQLPNVQRIAADREAAMPQFLAMVAARK
- the argH gene encoding argininosuccinate lyase is translated as MSTDKTNQSWGGRFSEPVDAFVARFTASVNFDQRLYRHDIMGSIAHATMLAKVGVLTDAERDSIIDGLKTIQGEIEAGSFDWRVDLEDVHMNIEARLTDRIGITGKKLHTGRSRNDQVATDIRLWLRDEIDLILGEITRLQKGLLELAEREADSIMPGFTHLQTAQPVTFGHHMLAWFEMLSRDYERLVDCRKRTNRMPLGSAALAGTTYPIDRELTCQLLGFEAVGGNSLDSVSDRDFAIEFCAAASVAMMHLSRFSEELVLWTSAQFQFIDLPDRFCTGSSIMPQKKNPDVPELVRGKSGRVFGALMGLLTLMKGQPLAYNKDNQEDKEPLFDAADTLRDSLRAFADMIPAIKPKHSIMREAALRGFSTATDLADYLVRRGLPFRDCHEIVGHAVKHGVDTGKDLAEMSLEELRQFSDQIEQDVFAVLTLEGSVNARNHIGGTAPAQVRAAVIRGQALLASR
- a CDS encoding LytR/AlgR family response regulator transcription factor; translation: MNVLIVDDEPLARERLSRMVGELEGYSVLEPSATSGEEALSLIDSLKPDIVLLDVRMPGLDGLQVAGKLCERETPPALVFCAAPDEFALEAFNGSGVGHLAKPVRPELLLEALKKADKPTRVQLAALTRPAAESGTGPRSHISARTRKGIELIPLAQVVYFIADHKYVTLRHEHGEVLLDEPLKALEDEFGERFVRIHRNALVARERIERLQRTPLGHFQLYLKGLNGDALIVSRRHVAGVRKMMQQL